The proteins below are encoded in one region of Plasmodium relictum strain SGS1 genome assembly, chromosome: 5:
- a CDS encoding mitochondrial ribosomal protein L4 precursor, putative: MFLKLNKSYFAKKCVSSISYPSKHILQKRNMRTTNLKKKLNKVLTQNDKVPIYEEKQFKSDSRNLTEKIKIDNLKWLNRIEQEESYKNGYKDEIEKDDNTSYREYFNECNNKYYDKNNDELISKKNDNEIIRDEYKFIFERPKHFAHIDDDPIIRRPGCIIDIKTLMRNNWTFPAVGFNSKLEIPIYKFESDENDDNIKFITVPNDIFGLPIRSDILHKCYYFYRTALAGYTERMQLYKWEWPGSTKKYRSQKKSGKARMNWRKTCGRYLGVKNHPIRPHDQKTDINKKFLWKGMKILLSAKFAQDQIKVVDNFLIKSHKTKYTVKYLRNILGKKCNSALLVHEGKTDVNDNFLWACANIASIKRENVEGVNIYNLLKYRYVIFTYKALKNIIYELKIYPYKMKWLPTYATPNNTRAPNPEKVNNWNIFWIEKKKRNDFSQFDKDALKKRIQEWKWSSDLKGPLKVKKKDPYKNFILTKFQCDDPLPEFIKYEYLFNVENEFDNINDSEDHFNMIDEILNDDECLEDVSSLSSPISVLEEKEKNNKKEYTNEDSLSNDEDSLSDDEEIEKDEDSLPIDEDIENEGDNNKEKES, encoded by the exons atgtttttaaaaCTTAATAAGTCATATTTTGCGAAAAAATGTGTAAGTAGCATAAGTTATCCTTCAAAACATATTCTTCAAAAACGAAATATGCGAACAACTAATTTAAAGAAGAAATTGAATAAAGTACTTACACAAAATGATAAAGTTCCTATTTACGAAGAAAAACAATTTAAGAGCGATTCAAGAAATTTAactgaaaaaattaaaatagatAATTTAAAGTGGCTTAATAGAATAGAACAGGAAGAAAGTTACAAAAATGGTTATAAagatgaaatagaaaaagatgaTAATACTAGTTATAGGGAATACTTTAATGAATGTAACaataaatattatgataaaaataatgatgaattaatttctaaaaaaaatgataatgaaataattcgtgatgaatataaatttatttttgaaagGCCGAAACATTTTGCTCACATTGATGATGATCCAATTATAAGAAGACCAGGATGCATTATAGATATAAAAACATTAATGAGAAATAATTGGACATTTCCTGCTGTTGGTTTTAATAGCAAGTTAGAAATACCTATATATAAATTCGAATCTGATgaaaatgatgataatataaaatttattacagTGCCCAATGATATTTTTGGTTTACCAATCAGATCAGACATATTACATaaatgttattatttttacagaACAGCATTAGCAGGATATACTGAAAGAATGCAATTATATAAGTGGGAATGGCCAGGAAGTACTAAAAAATATAGGagtcaaaaaaaaagtggAAAAGCAAGAATGAATTGGAGAAAAACATGTGGTCGATACTTGGGAGTTAAGAATCATCCAATACGTCCCCATGATCAGAAAACTGATATtaataagaaatttttatgGAAAGGTATGAAAATTCTTCTATCAGCAAAATTTGCACAAGATCAAATAAAAGTtgttgataattttttaattaaatcacataaaacaaaatatacaGTTAAATATTTAAGGAATATTTTAGGAAAAAAGTGTAATAGTGCCTTATTAGTACATGAAGGGAAAACAGATgtaaatgataattttttatggGCATGTGCTAATATAGCAAGtataaaaagagaaaatgtAGAGGGtgttaatatttataatttattaaaatacagATATGTTATTTTCACATATAAagctttaaaaaatattatatatgaaCTGAAAATTTATccttataaaatgaaatggCTTCCTACCTATGCAACACCTAATAATACAAGAGCACCAAATCcagaaaaagtaaataattgGAACATTTTTTggatagaaaaaaaaaaaagaaatgatttCTCACAATTTGACAAAGATGctctaaaaaaaagaattcaaGAATGGAAATGGTCTAGTGACTTAAAGGGGCCattaaaagttaaaaaaaaagatccttacaaaaattttatattaacaaAATTCCAATGTGATGATCCATTACcagaatttattaaatatgaatatttatttaatgttgAAAATGAATttgataatattaatgatagTGAAGATCATTTTAATATGATtgatgaaatattaaatgatGATGAATGTTTAGAAGACGTTTCTAGTCTATCATCACCTATATCTGTATTAGAAG aaaaagaaaaaaataataaaaaagaatatactaaTGAAGATTCTCTGTCTAATGATGAAGATTCACTGTCTGATGATGAAGAAATTGAAAAAGATGAAGATTCATTGCCTATTGATGAAGATATTGAAAATGAAGGAGATAATAACAAGGAAAAAGAAAGTTAA
- the Sec61-beta gene encoding protein transport protein SEC61 subunit beta, putative — protein MAKTSSSNSGNISGTSLIVGGMRTSARRRQNTGSSNTSKQRRNVSGNTNSIVKFYGDDSPGFKLTPQTVLIATLIFMATVVILHIINKI, from the exons ATG GCAAAAACTAGTAGCTCTAATTCAGGAAACATTAGTGGTACATCTCTAATTGTTGGTGGCATGAGAACAAGTGCTAG ACGAAGACAAAATACAGGATCCTCTAATACCTCAAAACAAAGAAGAAATGTTAGTGGAAATACAAATAGCATTGTTAAATTTTATGGGGATGATTCACCTGGTTTTAAATt aACTCCTCAAACAGTATTAATCGCGACTTTAATATTTATGGCAACAGTAGTTATTTTACATatcattaataaaatttaa